One Cellulomonas soli DNA window includes the following coding sequences:
- a CDS encoding GtrA family protein, producing MRVRTSDGGPRVDVLPPLGPSRAGGLDALDTLVLPVVGARFHGSPAGGLLRLGRLAGFRAADARAFARFAVVGLAANGSYGLVFLLVGDLTHRGPAFLHVLATAVSTLVANEMHRRFTFAHATKRSWVRGHGVGTMTALAGFLATSAALSWWHVIAPGASHLSSVLVVYATTAAVGLGNFLALRRTLGARGTAAA from the coding sequence GTGCGAGTGCGCACATCGGACGGTGGTCCCCGCGTCGACGTCCTCCCACCCCTCGGTCCTTCTCGTGCAGGGGGACTCGACGCCCTCGACACCCTCGTGCTGCCCGTCGTCGGTGCGCGGTTCCACGGGTCGCCGGCAGGCGGCCTCCTCCGGCTCGGCCGACTGGCCGGCTTCCGGGCCGCCGACGCCCGCGCGTTCGCGCGCTTCGCGGTGGTCGGGCTGGCGGCGAACGGCTCCTACGGGCTCGTGTTCCTGCTGGTCGGGGACCTGACGCACCGCGGCCCGGCCTTCCTGCACGTGCTGGCCACGGCCGTCTCGACGCTGGTGGCCAACGAGATGCACCGGCGGTTCACGTTCGCCCACGCCACCAAGCGTTCGTGGGTGCGCGGGCACGGCGTGGGGACGATGACCGCGTTGGCCGGGTTCCTGGCCACCAGTGCGGCGTTGTCCTGGTGGCACGTGATCGCGCCGGGTGCCAGCCACCTGAGCAGCGTCCTCGTGGTCTACGCGACCACCGCCGCAGTCGGGCTGGGCAACTTCCTGGCGCTGCGCCGCACGCTGGGTGCGCGGGGCACCGCCGCCGCCTGA
- a CDS encoding permease prefix domain 1-containing protein has product MDTDLETQIDLWRGYVQRRQAISPADVDELEDHLRGQVGDLRATGLDDEEAFLIAIKRLGDLDAISREYAREHHERLWKQLVLVPDGTASAGTPGWHELAVVLALAVGAGLAVKAGITWVDDAVLTRTIGLLVAPFLVGYFAWKRRLAARTVAALAVPYVVLAVVLTAYPFAVDGSTAVLAALHAPVVLWVLVAVAYAGGRWRSDARRMDVVRFTGELAIYLTLLALGGGVLLGLTTAVLSVVDIDLEPVMSGWVLPFAVPGALVVAAWLVEAKKDVVENIAPVLTRVFTPLTILMLLAVLGALASAGGLVEVDRDLLIVMDAILVLVLALLLYSISARDPLAAPGLFDALQLVLVIAAIAVDAVLLTAMTARIAEFGSSPNKVAALGLNLLLLVHLVRAAWLTLAFLRRRCGFADLERWQTRYLPVYAVWAAVVVVVFPPVFGFV; this is encoded by the coding sequence ATGGACACCGACCTCGAGACCCAGATCGACCTGTGGCGCGGCTACGTCCAGCGCCGCCAGGCCATCTCCCCCGCCGACGTCGACGAGCTCGAGGACCACCTGCGCGGCCAGGTCGGCGACCTGCGGGCGACCGGGCTCGACGACGAGGAGGCCTTCCTCATCGCCATCAAGCGGCTCGGCGACCTCGACGCGATCTCCCGCGAGTACGCCCGTGAGCACCACGAACGACTCTGGAAGCAGCTCGTGCTCGTCCCCGACGGCACCGCGTCGGCCGGCACCCCGGGGTGGCACGAGCTCGCGGTCGTCCTCGCGCTCGCCGTCGGCGCCGGGCTGGCCGTCAAGGCCGGGATCACCTGGGTCGACGACGCGGTGCTCACCCGCACGATCGGGCTGCTCGTCGCACCGTTCCTCGTGGGGTACTTCGCCTGGAAGCGCCGGCTGGCCGCCCGGACGGTCGCGGCGCTCGCCGTGCCGTACGTCGTGCTCGCCGTCGTGCTGACCGCCTACCCCTTCGCCGTCGACGGGTCGACCGCGGTCCTGGCCGCGCTGCACGCACCCGTCGTCCTGTGGGTGCTCGTCGCCGTCGCGTACGCGGGAGGCCGATGGCGCTCCGACGCCCGCCGCATGGACGTCGTCCGGTTCACCGGCGAGCTCGCGATCTACCTCACGCTGCTCGCCCTGGGCGGCGGCGTCCTCCTCGGGCTCACGACCGCGGTCCTCTCGGTCGTCGACATCGACCTCGAACCCGTCATGTCGGGCTGGGTGCTGCCGTTCGCCGTCCCCGGCGCCCTCGTCGTGGCCGCCTGGCTGGTCGAGGCCAAGAAGGACGTCGTGGAGAACATCGCCCCCGTCCTGACCCGCGTCTTCACGCCGCTGACGATCCTCATGCTGCTCGCCGTCCTCGGGGCGCTCGCCAGCGCCGGCGGGCTCGTCGAGGTCGACCGCGACCTGCTCATCGTCATGGACGCGATCCTCGTGCTGGTCCTGGCGCTGCTGCTCTACTCGATCTCCGCGCGCGACCCGCTCGCCGCCCCCGGGCTGTTCGACGCCCTGCAGCTCGTGCTCGTCATCGCGGCGATCGCGGTCGACGCCGTGCTGCTGACCGCGATGACGGCCCGGATCGCCGAGTTCGGCTCGAGCCCGAACAAGGTCGCCGCGCTCGGGCTCAACCTGCTGCTGCTCGTGCACCTGGTCCGGGCCGCGTGGCTCACGCTCGCGTTCCTGCGTCGCCGGTGCGGCTTCGCCGACCTCGAGCGCTGGCAGACGCGCTACCTGCCCGTCTACGCGGTGTGGGCCGCGGTCGTCGTCGTGGTGTTCCCGCCCGTCTTCGGCTTCGTCTGA
- a CDS encoding TetR/AcrR family transcriptional regulator, translating into MEAPRRRGRTRSDSARLAVLEATRSLIAELGYERLSIERIAARAGVGKQTIYRWWPSKSAVIAEGLLEGMLMPGPFECPRTDDVVADVTAWFVAIVRGTRDPDTASLLRSLVAAASESRDVAARLEERVGGAPLAVEERLQAAVHEGAMHPQTPVTLLTEGLIGVLVLRALRREELGEQEAADVVAAMLTSSLTG; encoded by the coding sequence GTGGAAGCCCCCAGACGCCGCGGTCGCACGCGCTCCGACAGCGCGCGCCTGGCGGTGCTCGAGGCGACCCGCTCGCTCATCGCCGAGCTCGGGTACGAACGGCTCTCGATCGAGCGCATCGCCGCCCGGGCCGGGGTCGGCAAGCAGACGATCTACCGCTGGTGGCCGTCCAAGAGCGCCGTCATCGCCGAGGGGCTGCTCGAAGGCATGCTCATGCCCGGGCCGTTCGAGTGCCCCCGCACGGACGACGTCGTCGCCGACGTCACCGCCTGGTTCGTCGCGATCGTGCGCGGCACCCGCGACCCGGACACCGCCTCGCTGCTGCGCTCGCTCGTCGCCGCGGCCTCCGAGAGCCGCGACGTCGCTGCCCGGCTCGAGGAGCGCGTCGGCGGGGCACCCCTCGCCGTCGAGGAGCGACTGCAGGCCGCCGTGCACGAGGGTGCGATGCACCCGCAGACACCGGTCACGCTGCTGACCGAAGGGCTCATCGGCGTGCTGGTGCTGCGCGCGCTGCGTCGCGAGGAGCTCGGCGAGCAGGAGGCTGCGGACGTCGTCGCAGCGATGCTCACCTCGTCACTGACCGGCTGA
- a CDS encoding PadR family transcriptional regulator — MRIDKDLVAASATPLVLGILADGDLYGYAILKRVGELSGGRMQWTDGMLYPLLHRLERLGYVSSSWGTSDVGRKRKHYAITPTGREVLTDRQEQWTVVADALRQVWQSTQRPPLTVEGWA, encoded by the coding sequence GTGCGCATCGACAAGGACCTGGTGGCCGCCTCGGCCACCCCGCTCGTGCTGGGGATCCTGGCGGACGGCGACCTGTACGGCTACGCGATCCTCAAACGCGTCGGCGAGCTGTCCGGCGGACGCATGCAGTGGACCGACGGCATGCTCTACCCGCTGCTGCACCGGCTCGAACGGCTCGGCTACGTCTCCTCCTCGTGGGGAACCTCCGACGTCGGGCGCAAGCGCAAGCACTACGCGATCACACCGACCGGCCGCGAGGTGCTCACCGACCGCCAGGAGCAGTGGACCGTCGTCGCCGACGCGTTACGGCAGGTCTGGCAGTCCACGCAACGACCGCCGCTGACCGTCGAGGGGTGGGCGTGA
- a CDS encoding lysylphosphatidylglycerol synthase transmembrane domain-containing protein → MAVRRDPSRPPTAGLVRLWSSAADAPRLRRPTDVLLLAASVLTLGLLALAAPGPTDADRALDTLLAHLEPLLGRVWSLAYAFLALWAAAVVLLTVVSRGRRGLLVDQATAAALALGAALGTGALAGTAPADGLDGLLRSGPPAVYVATRVAVITAVVVTASPHLARPWRYTGRFVVGVGALAAIGLGATHLIGAGAAIAVGVGAAALTHLALGSPQGRLTPDQVRVALADLGVVTTQVTAAPREVGGRTLLVARTDRGADLRVEVFGRDAWDSQVVGSLWTALTRRGERPHLGSSRRTRVEHEALMTLMAARSGVPVLDVIAVGLAAQGDALLVTSAPSASLDELGAARADDDLLSGAWRTVLALHGVGTAHGRIDGRSVVVRADGTAALTDLDSAVLNAEEGELHTDRARLLVTTALVVGPERALHAAVAAVGADGLAQVLPYLQPAALGRETRGAVRAAEWSLEDLRSAAVVATGVQAPPLERLRRVTPRSIGTLALVGLIAYLVVTLLAGADLASVAEALRSADPAWLVAALLLSPFIQASLAVSTMGSTTARLRYVPVLMLQYAIGFLALVLPATAARLALEVRFFQRFGIAAGTALTFGVIDSVSGFTVQVALVLLILVSGLPGFTSSLGTGSDTSSGTSEAADPSLVAVLVALVLLGAVVTVAVPRLRRGLVGQVPRVRAALAEQARSAHSALGVLRKPAKLGAMLGGNLGAQLLQAAVLALCLHAFGQTAHFSQLVLINTAVSLFAGVMPVPGGMGVAEAGFTLGLQAIGVPSAIAVSTAITFRLVTFYLPPIWGSAAMRWLRRHEYV, encoded by the coding sequence ATGGCGGTCAGGCGGGACCCGTCACGCCCCCCCACGGCCGGGCTCGTGCGCCTCTGGTCGTCGGCTGCGGACGCCCCGCGGCTGCGACGACCGACCGACGTGCTGCTGCTCGCGGCCTCGGTGCTCACGCTCGGGCTGCTGGCGCTGGCGGCACCCGGGCCGACCGATGCCGACCGCGCGCTCGACACGCTGCTCGCCCACCTCGAACCGCTGCTCGGCCGCGTGTGGAGCCTCGCCTACGCGTTCCTCGCGCTGTGGGCCGCCGCGGTCGTGCTGCTCACCGTCGTGAGCCGGGGCCGCCGCGGACTGCTCGTGGACCAGGCGACAGCCGCCGCGCTGGCCCTGGGTGCCGCACTCGGCACGGGCGCGCTCGCCGGGACCGCCCCCGCCGACGGCCTCGACGGCCTGCTGCGCTCCGGGCCGCCCGCGGTGTACGTCGCCACGCGGGTCGCCGTCATCACGGCGGTCGTCGTGACCGCCTCGCCGCACCTGGCCCGACCTTGGCGGTACACCGGCCGGTTCGTCGTCGGCGTCGGGGCCCTGGCGGCGATCGGTCTCGGGGCGACGCACCTCATCGGGGCGGGTGCGGCCATCGCCGTGGGCGTCGGCGCGGCCGCCCTCACCCATCTCGCGCTCGGCTCACCGCAGGGGCGGCTCACGCCGGACCAGGTCCGGGTCGCGCTCGCGGACCTCGGGGTCGTCACCACGCAGGTGACGGCCGCCCCGCGCGAGGTCGGCGGGCGGACGCTCCTGGTCGCGCGGACCGACCGGGGAGCGGACCTGCGGGTCGAGGTGTTCGGCCGCGACGCGTGGGACAGCCAGGTGGTCGGATCCCTGTGGACGGCACTGACCCGTCGCGGGGAACGCCCCCACCTGGGCAGCAGCCGACGCACCCGTGTCGAGCACGAGGCGCTGATGACCCTCATGGCCGCCCGGTCCGGCGTGCCGGTGCTCGACGTGATCGCGGTCGGGCTGGCGGCGCAGGGCGACGCCCTGCTGGTGACGAGCGCGCCGAGCGCGTCCCTCGACGAGCTCGGCGCGGCGCGGGCGGACGACGACCTGCTCTCCGGCGCGTGGCGGACGGTCCTCGCGCTGCACGGCGTCGGGACCGCGCACGGCCGCATCGACGGTCGGTCCGTCGTCGTCCGGGCCGACGGCACCGCGGCGCTGACCGACCTCGACTCCGCCGTCCTCAACGCCGAGGAGGGCGAGCTGCACACCGACCGGGCCCGGCTGCTCGTCACGACGGCACTCGTGGTCGGCCCGGAGCGGGCCTTGCACGCGGCGGTCGCGGCGGTCGGGGCCGACGGGCTCGCGCAGGTCCTGCCGTACCTGCAGCCGGCGGCGCTCGGACGCGAGACCCGCGGCGCCGTGCGGGCCGCCGAGTGGTCGCTGGAGGACCTGCGGTCCGCGGCCGTCGTCGCGACCGGCGTGCAGGCGCCTCCGCTGGAGCGCCTGCGCCGTGTCACGCCGAGGTCGATCGGGACGCTGGCCCTCGTCGGGCTGATCGCCTACCTGGTCGTCACGCTGCTGGCAGGCGCCGACCTGGCGAGCGTGGCCGAGGCGCTGCGCTCGGCGGACCCGGCCTGGCTGGTCGCCGCGCTGCTGCTCTCGCCGTTCATCCAGGCCTCGCTCGCGGTCTCGACGATGGGGTCGACCACCGCACGCCTGCGCTACGTGCCGGTGCTCATGCTGCAGTACGCGATCGGGTTCCTCGCGCTCGTGCTCCCGGCGACCGCCGCGCGGCTGGCGCTCGAGGTCCGCTTCTTCCAACGGTTCGGGATCGCCGCGGGAACCGCCCTGACGTTCGGCGTCATCGACAGCGTCAGCGGTTTCACCGTGCAGGTCGCACTGGTGCTGCTGATCCTGGTCAGCGGGTTGCCGGGCTTCACCTCGAGCCTCGGGACCGGCTCGGACACCTCCTCCGGGACGAGCGAGGCGGCGGACCCCTCGCTCGTCGCCGTGCTGGTCGCCCTGGTCCTCCTCGGCGCGGTCGTCACCGTGGCGGTCCCCCGGCTGCGTCGCGGTCTCGTCGGCCAGGTGCCCCGGGTCCGGGCCGCGCTGGCCGAGCAGGCCCGTTCGGCGCACTCGGCGCTCGGCGTGCTGCGCAAGCCCGCGAAGCTCGGCGCGATGCTCGGCGGGAACCTGGGGGCCCAGCTGCTGCAGGCCGCCGTGCTGGCCCTGTGCCTGCACGCGTTCGGGCAGACCGCGCACTTCTCGCAGCTCGTGCTGATCAACACCGCGGTGAGCCTGTTCGCCGGGGTCATGCCCGTCCCGGGCGGCATGGGCGTCGCCGAGGCCGGCTTCACGCTCGGGTTGCAGGCCATCGGCGTCCCGAGCGCGATCGCCGTGTCCACCGCGATCACGTTCCGGCTCGTCACGTTCTACCTGCCACCGATCTGGGGCTCGGCCGCGATGCGGTGGCTGCGCCGGCACGAGTACGTCTAG
- a CDS encoding alpha/beta-hydrolase family protein: MSEARRRQIYSGGLDVSARAGLLLGAYGTGLSYQPNLLSRGTRDQAVIGGVAAATAYGWGVTAHSFLRSTADRFPLSSRSAAGRVAAGAAVDAAAALTGLAVARLVPPREHESPRRALVRLAGVGLCAAGTAGTVADGLELGRGRPGARAASLLTALGAVGVGYAMTRPGTATRGSLEPGDDVPREDVVREVALPRALASGLAVTGLLMGAARGESLITGTAARAAALTLGGAPDDHRALGRLASTGALYGLGWGLVSAATTVLNRAGTGLEEAHAEPPEVTEVTGGPGSLSTWDDQTRESRRWLSMALSPETITRVMGEPAIQPIRVYGSLAAARTPQERADLLLAEIDRTGALDRSVLALFSPTGSGYVNYVASETLEYLTRGDCASASIQYSVLPSALSLTKVGYATDQTRIVVNGVVERLLARPAAARPRFYLFGESLGSQVSQEMFRGQGTSGPDGIGLDAAVWIGTPASTDFRAELWGTRTVTQVPEVGPGGFFLPRGIRDWRALPDDVRAQVRFLLLQNGDDPVPKFAAPLLWRRPDWLGPTDSRPPGAPRHTRWLPAVSFVTTFVDLQNALAPTPGVFDQGGHDYRREIPETLRTVFDLEATDEQMARVQEALRTRELVWAVRRLWAKALAASSTGDEQALAGAVAQVSAWTGRELDREAVEELVRTPV, from the coding sequence ATGAGCGAGGCCCGCCGGCGGCAGATCTACTCCGGGGGCCTGGACGTCTCGGCGCGCGCCGGCCTCCTGCTCGGCGCGTACGGCACGGGCCTGTCGTACCAGCCGAACCTGCTGTCCCGGGGCACCCGGGACCAGGCCGTGATCGGCGGTGTCGCGGCCGCGACCGCGTACGGCTGGGGGGTGACCGCGCACTCGTTCCTGCGCTCGACCGCCGACCGGTTCCCGCTGTCCTCGCGGTCCGCGGCCGGACGTGTCGCGGCAGGCGCAGCGGTCGACGCCGCGGCCGCACTGACCGGGCTGGCGGTGGCCCGGCTCGTGCCCCCGCGCGAGCACGAGTCGCCGCGCCGCGCGCTCGTCCGGCTCGCGGGCGTGGGTCTGTGCGCCGCGGGCACGGCAGGCACGGTCGCCGACGGCCTGGAGCTCGGCCGCGGACGTCCCGGTGCCCGGGCGGCGTCGTTGCTGACCGCGCTGGGCGCCGTGGGCGTCGGGTACGCGATGACGCGACCGGGCACCGCGACGCGCGGATCGCTCGAACCGGGCGACGACGTCCCGCGCGAGGACGTCGTGCGCGAGGTCGCTCTGCCGCGCGCGCTCGCCTCGGGCCTGGCGGTGACCGGCCTGCTCATGGGGGCGGCCCGCGGCGAGTCCCTGATCACCGGTACGGCCGCACGGGCGGCGGCGCTCACGCTCGGCGGCGCCCCCGACGACCACCGGGCCCTCGGGCGGCTGGCGTCGACCGGCGCGCTGTACGGGCTCGGCTGGGGTCTGGTCTCCGCGGCGACCACGGTGCTGAACCGTGCCGGTACCGGGCTCGAGGAAGCGCACGCCGAGCCGCCCGAGGTGACCGAGGTGACGGGCGGACCGGGGTCGTTGTCCACGTGGGACGACCAGACCCGGGAGTCGCGCCGCTGGCTGTCGATGGCGCTGAGCCCCGAGACGATCACCCGAGTCATGGGCGAGCCGGCGATCCAGCCGATCCGCGTGTACGGATCGCTCGCCGCGGCTCGTACACCGCAGGAGCGCGCCGACCTGCTGCTCGCGGAGATCGACCGCACGGGGGCGCTCGACCGGTCGGTGCTCGCCCTGTTCTCGCCGACAGGCTCGGGGTACGTCAACTACGTGGCGAGCGAGACGCTGGAGTACCTGACCCGGGGTGACTGCGCGTCGGCGAGCATCCAGTACTCGGTGCTGCCCTCGGCACTGTCGTTGACGAAGGTGGGGTACGCGACCGACCAGACCCGGATCGTCGTGAACGGGGTCGTCGAGCGGCTGCTCGCCCGGCCGGCGGCCGCACGGCCCCGGTTCTACCTGTTCGGCGAGAGCCTGGGCTCGCAGGTCAGCCAGGAGATGTTCCGCGGGCAGGGCACGAGCGGGCCGGACGGCATCGGGCTCGACGCGGCGGTGTGGATCGGCACGCCCGCCTCGACCGACTTCCGCGCCGAGCTGTGGGGCACCCGGACGGTGACCCAGGTGCCGGAGGTGGGTCCCGGCGGCTTCTTCCTGCCGCGCGGGATCCGCGACTGGCGCGCGCTGCCCGACGACGTCCGGGCGCAGGTGCGCTTCCTGCTGCTGCAGAACGGTGACGACCCGGTGCCGAAGTTCGCCGCCCCGCTGCTCTGGCGCCGTCCCGACTGGCTGGGGCCCACGGACTCGCGGCCGCCGGGGGCACCGCGGCACACCCGGTGGCTGCCCGCGGTCTCGTTCGTCACGACGTTCGTCGACCTGCAGAACGCGCTCGCACCCACGCCTGGCGTGTTCGACCAGGGTGGTCACGACTACCGGCGGGAGATCCCGGAGACGCTGCGCACGGTGTTCGACCTGGAGGCGACCGACGAGCAGATGGCCCGGGTGCAGGAGGCGCTGCGCACGCGTGAGCTCGTGTGGGCGGTGCGCCGCCTGTGGGCCAAGGCCCTGGCCGCGTCCTCGACGGGCGACGAGCAGGCGCTGGCGGGGGCGGTCGCCCAGGTCTCGGCGTGGACGGGCCGCGAGCTCGACCGGGAGGCCGTCGAGGAGTTGGTGCGCACACCGGTGTGA
- a CDS encoding MMPL family transporter gives MAEVLYRWGRACARRARTVVVVWLAVIALAGLVFAVGRGPLTTSFDIPGTPTAQVTDQLARELPDLAGASGTIVFHTQGGSAFTDAQRAQVAEVVAALGQVDHVVAATDPFATQAQIDTQTAQVADGQAQLAQARDELTTAQAQLDAARAQVAQSGLAGAAATEAGAQVDAQQAQLDAGAQELEARSAQLSTAATLLDLAGGIRLVSEDGSAALSTVAFDATQLTLPDEVKAAVMQTVEDRPVDGVAADFSGTISQEVPQVIGVGEAVGVLLAGVVLLVMLGTFVGAGLPIVSALVGVAVGVLASLALSGLVDMASVTLVLGVMLGLAVGIDYSLFIINRHRVQLRLGVDLEESIGLANGTSGNAVVFAGSTVLIALLALNVTGVPFLGLMGTVGAICVGVAILVAITLTPAMLALVGRRVLPRREREPVAAAAPVTPVAAGARPMRTRRAVATLVLGVAALGVLAIPSASMRLGLPDGSAEPVESTQYRAYTTTRDAFGAGANGPLLVVAEVVDAPAEEALTAAQAEIATQLAAVADVAAVAPVAASADRSVLAFQVVPLDGPDSESTQTLVEELRALSPLPDGTSLGVAGQASGNIDISVKLADVLPLYLAVVVGLSLVIMMIAFRSVLVPVVATAGFMLSLAATYGGLVAVFQWGWLGPVFGVHDPGTILSFLPIILVGILFGLAMDYQLFLVSGMREAFVHGASAREAVSRGFRAGRTVVLAAGLIMVAVFSGFVFSESAIIRSLGFGLAFGVLVDAFVVRILLVPAAMHLLGGAAWWMPRWLDRVVPNVDVEGAALERRHHAV, from the coding sequence GTGGCCGAGGTCCTGTACCGGTGGGGGCGGGCCTGCGCCCGCAGGGCACGGACGGTCGTCGTCGTCTGGCTCGCCGTGATCGCGCTGGCGGGCCTGGTGTTCGCGGTCGGGCGCGGCCCGCTGACCACGAGCTTCGACATCCCCGGGACCCCGACCGCCCAGGTCACCGACCAGCTCGCGCGCGAGCTGCCCGACCTCGCCGGCGCCTCGGGCACGATCGTGTTCCACACGCAGGGCGGCAGCGCGTTCACCGACGCCCAGCGCGCCCAGGTCGCCGAGGTCGTCGCGGCGCTCGGCCAGGTCGACCACGTGGTCGCCGCGACCGACCCGTTCGCGACCCAGGCGCAGATCGACACGCAGACCGCCCAGGTCGCCGACGGCCAGGCGCAGCTCGCGCAGGCCCGCGACGAGCTGACGACCGCGCAGGCCCAGCTCGACGCCGCACGCGCGCAGGTCGCGCAGTCCGGTCTCGCCGGGGCCGCCGCGACCGAGGCGGGCGCCCAGGTCGACGCCCAGCAGGCCCAGCTCGACGCCGGTGCCCAGGAGCTCGAGGCGCGCAGCGCCCAGCTGTCCACCGCGGCCACGCTCCTCGACCTGGCCGGCGGCATCCGCCTGGTCTCCGAGGACGGCAGCGCCGCGCTGTCCACCGTCGCGTTCGACGCCACGCAGCTCACGCTGCCCGACGAGGTCAAGGCCGCGGTCATGCAGACGGTCGAGGACCGCCCGGTCGACGGCGTCGCGGCGGACTTCTCGGGCACCATCTCGCAGGAGGTGCCGCAGGTCATCGGTGTGGGGGAGGCCGTGGGCGTGCTGCTCGCCGGCGTCGTCCTGCTCGTCATGCTCGGCACGTTCGTCGGGGCCGGGCTGCCCATCGTGTCCGCGCTCGTCGGGGTCGCCGTGGGCGTGCTGGCCTCGCTCGCGCTGTCCGGGCTCGTCGACATGGCCTCGGTGACGCTCGTGCTCGGCGTCATGCTCGGGCTGGCCGTCGGCATCGACTACTCGCTGTTCATCATCAACCGGCACCGGGTGCAGCTACGTCTGGGCGTCGACCTCGAGGAGTCGATCGGGCTGGCCAACGGCACCTCGGGCAACGCGGTCGTCTTCGCCGGGAGCACGGTGCTGATCGCGCTGCTCGCCCTCAACGTCACGGGGGTGCCGTTCCTCGGCCTCATGGGCACGGTCGGGGCGATCTGCGTCGGTGTGGCGATCCTCGTCGCGATCACGCTGACGCCCGCGATGCTCGCGCTCGTCGGCCGCCGGGTGCTGCCGCGCCGCGAGCGGGAACCGGTGGCGGCCGCCGCGCCCGTGACGCCCGTCGCGGCCGGGGCGCGGCCCATGCGGACCCGCCGTGCCGTGGCCACGCTCGTGCTCGGGGTGGCCGCCCTCGGGGTGCTGGCGATCCCGTCCGCCTCGATGCGCCTGGGTCTGCCGGACGGGTCGGCCGAACCCGTGGAGTCCACGCAGTACCGCGCGTACACGACGACGCGCGACGCGTTCGGAGCGGGCGCCAACGGGCCGCTGCTCGTCGTCGCCGAGGTCGTCGACGCCCCGGCCGAGGAGGCCCTCACGGCCGCCCAGGCGGAGATCGCCACGCAGCTGGCCGCCGTGGCCGACGTCGCGGCGGTCGCCCCGGTGGCCGCGTCCGCCGACCGGTCGGTGCTCGCGTTCCAGGTCGTGCCGCTCGACGGCCCTGACAGCGAGTCGACCCAGACGCTCGTCGAGGAGCTGCGCGCGCTGTCCCCGCTGCCGGACGGGACGAGCCTGGGGGTCGCCGGCCAGGCCAGCGGCAACATCGACATCTCCGTCAAGCTCGCCGACGTGCTGCCGCTCTACCTGGCGGTCGTCGTGGGGCTGTCGCTGGTCATCATGATGATCGCGTTCCGGTCGGTGCTCGTGCCCGTGGTCGCCACGGCCGGGTTCATGCTCTCGTTGGCCGCGACCTACGGCGGGCTCGTCGCGGTGTTCCAGTGGGGGTGGCTGGGACCGGTGTTCGGCGTGCACGACCCCGGCACGATCCTCAGCTTCCTGCCGATCATCCTCGTCGGGATCCTGTTCGGCCTGGCCATGGACTACCAGCTGTTCCTCGTCTCGGGCATGCGCGAGGCGTTCGTGCACGGGGCGAGCGCGCGGGAGGCGGTGTCCCGGGGCTTCCGCGCCGGCCGGACGGTCGTGCTGGCGGCCGGGCTGATCATGGTCGCGGTGTTCAGCGGGTTCGTGTTCTCCGAGTCGGCGATCATCCGCTCGCTCGGGTTCGGCCTGGCGTTCGGCGTGCTGGTCGACGCGTTCGTGGTGCGCATTCTGCTGGTGCCGGCGGCGATGCACCTGCTGGGCGGCGCGGCGTGGTGGATGCCCCGGTGGCTCGACCGCGTGGTGCCGAACGTCGACGTCGAGGGTGCGGCCCTGGAGCGTCGCCACCACGCCGTCTGA